The nucleotide sequence tcacaaatcaaacataatcaaaaagttacctcagataccacaccaaacacatatgtacatatcacaactcagattaaatcgacaaaatacctccatcaaaacaccaccgatgtacttatactacatctcggatttaatcaacaagatatcttcagtaatacctccagatacatacacccaactacatatctatgatccacaaggaaccttcaaaccatatcagaacatgggtacatatactacttgcaaatggacagtctaccacaggactcctacaacccaaaacaatcatgatatacatgcaaaatcagcataccaactcaatcaaagagaccaaccttatgctaccaacactcatgggttaccggtatatctaaacaaaattcatgcatatgtatcaagcatgaatacatcaatcaaaggcaacccaaaataaagcagcctaatcatccagtaataaccctgctctaggttcaaaggaactggtatcggacaagaaaaatatacacaccgtggtataacattgccagtcaatgtcatacactaccaagactatatcccatggaaaaaaattttatcatcataaatccaaatgtactctcccagtttaCACAAGTAACGATtatatcccataagtgttaagcaattagctctacacttccttacaccagcggggtcacatatcccaacgcaccctctaagttatcccaccaggtatatacagtccacggtcaaagtcttcatggaataggatacatcgatcctttataaactatccaagctgaaaatgatttctgactaaatcagtccttcccacgtcattacaaaacatgtactcaaatgtgctctaaatacataactaagcacaaataacctaaaggttcgaacctctaaaaatagagtatgacaatcctttactgatcaaccaacaaaaactaaatcattcatctactaactaatcaaaaataccttaatcctccaccagcaactaaggtatatccaaccacataataccatatgcataaatgtgtacgacccaaaagataaagtcagaattcaagatcatcaagacactctcatttttatcctcaaaaatatcaacccacataatatcagatgaatcagtctctactccacatgagagcaagttagcattcaaaacatcaaatcattatttatccacatagtccaatatcagaggaagcaaatatcaattttatcatcctgttaattaaccacaactaaccagatataTTAAAATCTCatgggcacactcaaccgtaaactctctagcacccgattaataatctgatcaccaactataaacatcaaacctgtgaatatcatatatgacactcactatgtcaccatcaacaacaacccaaataatagatcatcaaaatagttatccactaatagatcatcaaacaaccacataacatttactctcataaatcattagaaatcaacacatcacaatatctgatcttccaatatccctcaacctcaaatcattctcaacaatgatcaaacatgataactctccaatgaccaattttcatcgtatcggataccctaatatccaaaagatacgagtataaaaactctactggctaagtccacaggaatatataggtatcatctattacccagctaacaatagcagaggctgatatgtgcctccatctcctaatagtagtaacagaagctaaaactactgatggtatgatatgaaaaatcaccagtgactataatccttgatctctattagggtcgaccaagatcagtggctaacccatcacatgtaatatggccacaacaaccagacagataataaagataaagtgctaataaatgtcctaactatcataaaataaacatcatacctatttgccgtctggagatgttccatcgctgtccagtccccaacttctgacctcaaaattccgaacgagaaaatcatcggaatccatataaatccgaaacggaagtctgaaacataaccataacggaaatcggtacaaaccgaaatagacatccaaaaatccagaacaccaaaagcaggtatccataaccagcactgataccaataaattggtatcagataaatctcgaaaatccaaaatacgaaaaaaatccaacaagtatcgccaaacttggcgctctgataccaagtaaataaattggtataaggttatcccaaacatcaaaaatacgaaaacaaaagatcgtatacctgtgctctgataccactaaattgtcacgccccaaaggagtccccgtcagaagaaatttcggcagcatctcccctgtacggcggacaatttgaaactttctacatatctccatacctcagccacatgcggctggaataataataataaatataacacaatcaccacgcagtttatatagatattcagcctctggctgtcacaaccacgcagttaataatagtaatcacaatactacactgactcgaaatccaccctactccactacactcgtaaaactcaaaaccgacgaaactcacctcttctgccgtccaggcaggcatgtagtagaataaaaccaactCATACCAAAActatcaacgataagaatccatacacaatccataagtaaaaccaacGCAAGACTAAGTccaaaacatagtcaaataagaaacaaaacaaaaccaaaagacaactacagctggtggtctgcaggggactagcaactagaactctctcctgacagcatcatcctgaaatataacaacaatggaggcggggtgagtccaacactcagcaggtacaactgatatacaaagtaaggaaataacacctagcactaattatgcgtacagtctcctgatgtaataaaggtaaatgcaaactgaaataacaggagtatactgtactaaccaggtcctgagtataaggtcaaacagtccaagggatagggaaatcctgtatgcatgtcaaacataggtatccaaacaatatgcagcatataaatgcagcaaacacaaacacaagcaataaatgcatcatgcatatgatgccaatgatgcgtcctggtcacccctgacgccagtcgatcatctcacacaatagtgaggccgagtgggtagggctgtggcaaccgtgcactctgtcgtcactactcctgatgagtgaccgagtggacgagatgctgtcggagtacacctatcctcctaccccaaatcataaatgggggagcgcaatgctctcaactcccggtacacgatgacggggaggaatccctgccggataacacgttgtatcacactacccatgagcggaccaacggtgcctaacagagtcccaacgcacactgcctgaatcgaccactaacccatgagtggtggtgtgtgcagatccatgtaactggcgatgtgctcaacaataatggagcggactatcgcacagcatgcaatcatgcaaatggtgcatggcaataaccataaaaacatcctgacctaatccatatatatagaaaagtgcaccctaggtcaacggatcatatcgaatcaaaggtatacagaaggtataaaaacctaggtcctgaacatggtgaaacatggcatatcactacccgctataagcatgtataaacaaataaagtatacatgggatgcaaatcaagcaatcaatcaatcatgtatcagatattgggtagtgactaaccgaaagaaataaagggcataattaatgcaacttgttaaattcactactatgtatatcaaatgacataagtcaaaagtacccgcctccgaaaatagaaaggtccaatctgactccgagatactcgtctcgcgtcaaaatcctgtgtcatgaatagaaatatattttatttagctacaaccatataaatagctaaataaaaatcctttacactaaattagggcaaaaccttaATCCATAAACCTTaaccaactagggttagcttcctaaaccctaattcgttccactatacaatttgatcaaggtctatttatatatatatatatatatatacatccggCCTAACAAAATAAATTCGAATCAAATTCCATTTCTTAACCTTTCCTTCAATTCAATGCATGCTACAACAAAAGAAATCACTGCACTACATCTTACCTCAATTTCCACAGCCGTTCTTGGTTGGAAATCAAAGAATTTTGCTGGAAGCAGTGACTGCCGGATCCAAGAAAAACCCCACAGCAATTTATCCTCTTCTGGAATTCTAGTACCCTGTTCGGACCAAAAATGAGGTAAATAGGGGAGATCACAAATCAGATTCGAGATTCAACCACAGTACAGAATTAAATCACTATAATCTCAATACCAACcatacttacctccaagatccggctaaaACACAACTCGGTATTGTCTTCGGCACTACCAAGCAGAGACACAAGAAGAACTCGTCACTGCTTGCTCCTGTTTGATACTAAACCCAAACAGATACGCACCGGCAAGAGACCCAAAACCAGATACACTATCCTGAtcaaaaatagaaattcaaaacCAAGAATCCAACAAGGGTAGGCTGCTCACCTCACTACTGTTTTGTTCGGATCCAACAACAAGAGAAAACCTAGGGCACAACGCAAGAAAACCAGAAGAAGGCGAGGCTAGGGCTCGTCTCTGCCCTTGGTCGAAGATGTGCGCTGGTGAGGAAAGAAATGAGGGGATCGCAAGTCCGAGAGGAGAAGTCGGCCGGAGAAGTAGGACTGAGGAGAACAGCTCGGCCGGCGGCGACGCGACAGCAACACACCGAGAGGGAGAGGTCAGGTTGTGCCAGGAGATGCCGAGCACTGCtgggcgctagggcacaggcgctAGGACTTTTTGGACCGGCGGCGCTGGGTGGAGTAGCGTCGACTTCTTCCCTTGGTCACGGATTAGGCACGAGGGAGAGAGGAAAACCGCCGGGGTCGCCGGTTAGagctccggcggttagggctcggagatgCCTGGCGCGCGGCGAGGCTCGAGCACTCgggttcggcgaggaagagagaacggcggaaagaaaataaagaaaaggcaaaataaataaagaaaaggaattaagaaattcaacttttcctcatttaaatggggtagcctaaataggtttttccggaccccgtttttatccccgtcaactcgtccgtacgagctccgaaaaattcccgaaaaatttccaaaatttccggaaaattcccttattaatatttgcctattttccggtattttacagaggCACTCAACTACTCAAGAGATCAGGAAATTGACTTGAATAACCTCGTTTAACTAACAGTAAAGAGAGTATGATTGCTAGCTCTGTGTTGCTAATTACTTTTAACCTTTACTGGCGTTGTAAATCAGCAATCAGAAATGATGCCGGCTCCATTATCGCAAGAGAAAGCAACCAGGAAATTAAACGCTAACAATTGAGTAACCATTACCACCTAAACAACAGCAGTAAAACTACACAGGTTCTTCAGTGCAACCCACATCAACAGCAacacgagagagagagagagagagagagagagagagagagagagagaagataaCCATTTAGAGCCTGAGAATGAGCAGTAGAACTACACAGTTAGTCTATGTTAAACTAACATCAATTACTGCAATCAACATCAAAAAAACGAGAAAACTGGTATAATGCGATCAAAAAAGGATCTTTCAAGAATTTAGGATCAGAGAATGAGCATTTAGAATGAATAAATCAGTAAAACCTAAAAAAATGCATCGAAATCAGTTCCCGTGCGCATAGGAGATATTTTGAAAACTAAGCTAAAGAAAAGAGATCGAGTACCGAAGAGCTGAGGCGGCGAAGGCTGAACAGATGGAAGAATCGACACTGTGATTGTGAGCGAAACCACCGAGTGAGCGACAGGGACGAAGAAGAGGGAGCGACAGGGGCAaataagaagaagaggaagaagccgaTAGAAAAAAGAGGGTCAGGCACGGGAAGAAGTTGGCACACGGCGCACGGGAGAAAGCAGTCGACAGATGAAAAAAAAAGGGGGTTTTAAAAGGGGCATTTAAGTAATTCTAGTTCTTCAGGATAAATTCCCTATCCAAATCAGATGGGTTTTGGTCTGATTTACTTTTGCACTATTTCATAGAATTAGAATTCAATTCTTGAGCGATTCCATATCAAAATTTTATACCAAACaatgaaattgaatttcaattcCATTAAGAATTCAATTCTTAGTCTTTCCAAACATAGTGTAAaagattacaaaaaaaaaaaattatgttttagaCATTATAAATTTGCCCATAAAAAATAGAGATTAAAGTAATATGAATTTTGTAAAATTAGGAGTTTTTTTAAGCATAAATAAGTGAGTAATAAAGAATATGATAATCTTTGTCAATATTGGTTACTTTGAAATCATAGATAAATTTTATTGGTCTCTTGAAGTTCAGACTTCCGGTTTGTAATATCTGATTGTCTTCTAGTCGCTTTCGTAATTTATACATCGAATCATAGTTGAAATCCAACTAAAATTAGCTACGATCTTTTCTGAGTTTACCTTCCTATTTAAGTTGTAGTTTGGGTCTAACCAAGCGGTCGGAAGCCGATGACGATGGACGGGCCGCCCTTGATCGACGTCAGATAGTTCGTCAACCTTAGTTCTACTTAAACTATATTTAGATGgaaagataaatttaaaagagACCATAATTAAATGTCCAAATTATGAAAGGGACTAACAGAGAATCAAAGATAGCATATATGAACTCCTCTTAAAGTTCATTAAttgattcaaatttaaaattttaagtaaaaaaattggcTATCTagtaattttaactaaaattataataatttttttattttaaaaaataattcagtTGTATGTCTTTTATTTCAAAGGGACTAAAAGACAAAATTAATCATATATTTGTTTTTGACTAAAATTactatataaatattttaaaatcttttttaaatccAAATAAATAGATATATTGGGAGGTTAGTGGTGGATGTCTATATATACTTTTAAAGTAATCAAaagactaaaaataaaaattgatagTTTACTAATTTTGtttaacattaaaaaataattatgtaaTAGTTTTTTTGACAAAATTGCTAAAATATAATGTAATAGTTTTGACTAAAGCTACTATAAGACTGTGTAGGAATCATAtactaattttgatcaaaattgcaAAACTATTGTAtagtaaattttaataatttttagatAACTTATTCAAAAAATttgtgataatttttaaaaaatatgataagGTTTATATCATttggatttttttattattttttttatgattttatagaTTTATGAAAGGTTTAAGTTGGTATTATCACATTACTGAAACAAAATTGACTAAATTGGAGAGATTTTACAAAAGTTACAGTAATTTTAATAGTAATAATAAAGAACTTCCTTTTTCATTTTTATCCATTTATTATCATaatcatatatttttataattaccaTCATCATTTCATTAAATTCTCACttatgaataataataataattattattattatttattgtgACTGCAATTTCCCGTACTTGCTTTAATCCCTGCATTTTCCGGTTCTTTCTGCTGCGTGTTCCTGATTCAAGAACCAGTGAAGTAGAAAAGAGAGGGCTGGTAAAACAATGGAGGGTGTCGTCGAGATCAAGGATTCCTGGCGAATGAGTTGGGATTTTGCCATCTCTCACTCTGCTTCCACTCCACACTGAGGACGCTGAAACAGGCAGAGCGAGATCCCAGGAGCGGAAGCGGAGAGAGATCAAGATCACCGAAAGAGGACGGAAGAGATTGCGCAAGACCTAGACCACGAGGATGGCCATAGAAGAAGATGCAAAGAGGAAGATGAGCAAGAAAGGGGAGGCCTTTGAGCAGGAGCAGAAGACAGGAGAGGATGGTGGAGGCGGAGTGGGGAAGACAGTGGTGGTCGGCGTCAGGACGGACTCCCAGAGCAGGGAACTGCTCACTTGGTCGCTTGTAAAGGCGGCTGCCACCGGAGACCGTGTTGTCGCTCTCCACGTCCTGTACTCCGCCAAGGATCCTGGCGATCAGCCCGCTGCTATGTTCTCGCTCGCCAAGGAACTCGATGCCATGCTCGCTGTCTACGAGGGCTTCTGCAATCTGAAGCAGGTTCGCTTCTCTTCTGCCTCGAAATCGTAGCCTTTTCCTCAAAATTGGGATCCCCTGGTTGGCTTTCGTTTCTGATCCATTTCTTTGGCAGATCGACCTCAAGCTGAAAATTTGTAAGGGCTCGTCGATTCGGAAGGTTTTGGTGAGCGAAGCGAAGGCTTTTGCTGCGACGATGCTCATTCTTGGGGTCAACAAGAACAACCACGCCGGGGGGTGAGCCGTAGTGGTTTCTAGTAGTTCAATGTCTTGTAGTCATGCATCTTTCTTTGGTCCTAGTATTCACTCGTTTGAGTTGCTTTGCTCTCTGTAGATCTTCTTCCATCTCTGTAGCTAAGTTTTGTGCCAAAAAGCTGCAAAGCGATTGCTCTGTGGTTGCACTGAGCGAAGGGAAGATTGTTTTCCAGAGAGAAGCAACAGGTTAGCCTTTCGCTGGGAATCTTGTAGTCTCGGTTTTTGTTCTTTCATTTCGCTTTTATTTTCTGTAATTTACGTAGTTTAATACTCTGAACAGAGAACATCAAGGCTCAGAAAAAACCGAGCAAACCAAGTAAGATTAACCGTGATGAGCACAACGAATTATTCTGTCTCCTCCCGATGGTAGGGCCGAAGAAATTGATTGAAATAGACTCCGACCCTCCATGCGTTCCAATTGAGTTGCATGGTTCTAGACCTTCTGATGAGAAAAGTTTATCCACCGCTGGTATATCACCTAAAAATAGTTGTTCAATCTGCTCACCTGAAAATGATACTGATCCATCAAACGAGTTGAAGAACAGAGGACAATTGGCCGTTGTTCCATCAAGTAAATCTGAAGTTTCTCCAAGCAACTCTACTCCCACTGTGGCTAAAGATTTTCGAGAAGCCCGGCATGGTTGGTCTTCGCTTAGAAGGTCTGTCTTAATCTTCCAATGGGCAAAGCGGTTACCAAGTCGACAAACTTCTGTGCATCCAGACTGTAAGTGGAAGAAGTTAGATGGAGATGTAAGAGTCCACCTTGAAGGAGGAAATGAAGAAATTGTTCAGGTTCAAGGTGATTCACCACCATCCTGTTTTCTTCTCATTGATGCTGAAGGTAGGTTGCTTGAAGAATTGGAGTTTCTTCAAGAGAAGTATTCGTCTATTTGTAGATTATTCAACCACGAGGATCTTGTGCAGGCGACATCTAACTTCTCTCAAGGTTTGCTTCCCTAAATTTGTGATGCATTGCAGTTTGTAATCATCTGACCTTTTTTAATCTTAGTTCCATGTGCAATGCAGAGAATTTGATTGGGAAGGGTGGTAGTAGCAGTGTCTACAAAGGCTATTTTTCAGATGGCAAAGAATTAGCTGTAAAGATCTTGAAACCATCTAAAGATGCATTAAAGGAGTTTGTTTCAGAGATTGAGATCAACACCACTTTGAATCACCAGAACATTATCTCATTGCTTGGGTTTTGCTTTGAGAATAATGGCCTGATGTTGGTCTACGACTACGTATCACATGGTAGCTTGGAGGATCTCCTTCATGGTAAGCTATTTGCACCTGTGGTTTTGGTAGTTTCTATATTTTATGTCCTTTTCTTTATCTGAGTCATGTGTACCCTAACCAACTGTCCTCTAGGTGAGAATGCAGGCAAACATGTCCTCAGTTGGACTGAAAGATACAAAGTGGCAGTAGGTGTTGCAGAGGCACTTGATTATTTACATGGTGGTGGTGGTACTGAACCTGTGATTCATAGGGACGTGAAATCTTCGAACATCCTTGTCTCTGAAGATTTTGAGCCACAGGTGTTGTATATTTTTGCTATAAGTCTTCTACAGTATCTGTAGTCCACTAACAATTTTTTTCCTGAATATTTCAGTTATCGGACTTTGGATTGGCAAAATGGGCATCATCTTCAACATCACAACCAATTTGTGATGATGTTGCAGGAACTTTCGGGCACGGTTTTCTCTTTCCATTGATTTATTTTTGAGATTTTAAGTACAACATTCTAACCTACCTCTTCAATGGCAGGTACTTAGCTCCTGAATACATTTTGTTTGGGAAAGTCAATGAAAAAATTGATGTCTATGCATATGGAGTTGTGCTTCTTGAGCTCCTTACAGGAAGGAAGCCCATCAGTGCTGGTTGTCCTAATGACCAAGAGAGCCTTGTCTTGTGGGTATGCTTTGATTGTTTTTTCTATTTGTAATGTCAAATCTAAAAGCTGTCAGCTGGATGTTTTTATAAAATAACTTGATAATTTTCAAGAGTTTAAAACAATTGTCTAGACTAGAGCACTGGCATCTTGAGATTTATAAATCTTGCCTTTGTTAAACTTATTAGAGGCAATTCAAGGCTTTTCGGGTAATTTACCCTATCTAATTGCAGGCAAATCCAATCTTACAAGACGGAGATGTTAAGAAGCTAATAGATCCATGCTTAAAAAATGAATTCGATAGTGCTCAAGTGGAAAGGATGATCTTAGCTGCTTCCCTTTGTGTAAGGCGGCAACATCAGGCACGA is from Zingiber officinale cultivar Zhangliang chromosome 7B, Zo_v1.1, whole genome shotgun sequence and encodes:
- the LOC122005722 gene encoding receptor-like cytosolic serine/threonine-protein kinase RBK1 isoform X2, with product MAIEEDAKRKMSKKGEAFEQEQKTGEDGGGGVGKTVVVGVRTDSQSRELLTWSLVKAAATGDRVVALHVLYSAKDPGDQPAAMFSLAKELDAMLAVYEGFCNLKQIDLKLKICKGSSIRKVLVSEAKAFAATMLILGVNKNNHAGGSSSISVAKFCAKKLQSDCSVVALSEGKIVFQREATENIKAQKKPSKPSKINRDEHNELFCLLPMVGPKKLIEIDSDPPCVPIELHGSRPSDEKSLSTAGISPKNSCSICSPENDTDPSNELKNRGQLAVVPSSKSEVSPSNSTPTVAKDFREARHGWSSLRRSVLIFQWAKRLPSRQTSVHPDCKWKKLDGDVRVHLEGGNEEIVQVQGDSPPSCFLLIDAEGRLLEELEFLQEKYSSICRLFNHEDLVQATSNFSQENLIGKGGSSSVYKGYFSDGKELAVKILKPSKDALKEFVSEIEINTTLNHQNIISLLGFCFENNGLMLVYDYVSHGSLEDLLHGENAGKHVLSWTERYKVAVGVAEALDYLHGGGGTEPVIHRDVKSSNILVSEDFEPQLSDFGLAKWASSSTSQPICDDVAGTFGYLAPEYILFGKVNEKIDVYAYGVVLLELLTGRKPISAGCPNDQESLVLWANPILQDGDVKKLIDPCLKNEFDSAQVERMILAASLCVRRQHQVLKLLRGDDDAVKCARSEVSSHSDTADDELFNLESDIRSHLALALLDVEDDTNSVSSTMSTSVEDYLQWRWSCSSSFN
- the LOC122005722 gene encoding receptor-like cytosolic serine/threonine-protein kinase RBK1 isoform X1 is translated as MAIEEDAKRKMSKKGEAFEQEQKTGEDGGGGVGKTVVVGVRTDSQSRELLTWSLVKAAATGDRVVALHVLYSAKDPGDQPAAMFSLAKELDAMLAVYEGFCNLKQIDLKLKICKGSSIRKVLVSEAKAFAATMLILGVNKNNHAGGSSSISVAKFCAKKLQSDCSVVALSEGKIVFQREATENIKAQKKPSKPSKINRDEHNELFCLLPMVGPKKLIEIDSDPPCVPIELHGSRPSDEKSLSTAGISPKNSCSICSPENDTDPSNELKNRGQLAVVPSSKSEVSPSNSTPTVAKDFREARHGWSSLRRSVLIFQWAKRLPSRQTSVHPDCKWKKLDGDVRVHLEGGNEEIVQVQGDSPPSCFLLIDAEGRLLEELEFLQEKYSSICRLFNHEDLVQATSNFSQENLIGKGGSSSVYKGYFSDGKELAVKILKPSKDALKEFVSEIEINTTLNHQNIISLLGFCFENNGLMLVYDYVSHGSLEDLLHGENAGKHVLSWTERYKVAVGVAEALDYLHGGGGTEPVIHRDVKSSNILVSEDFEPQLSDFGLAKWASSSTSQPICDDVAGTFGYLAPEYILFGKVNEKIDVYAYGVVLLELLTGRKPISAGCPNDQESLVLWANPILQDGDVKKLIDPCLKNEFDSAQVERMILAASLCVRRQHQARPQIALVLKLLRGDDDAVKCARSEVSSHSDTADDELFNLESDIRSHLALALLDVEDDTNSVSSTMSTSVEDYLQWRWSCSSSFN